ttttatGCGTACGTAATTTGAGAAAAGCAAACTTACAGAATTTAATCCAGCAAAGTGCACAAATATTTGCTTTTAGGGCCGTTATTTGTTCCCAAAGTGCAAAGCAATTTGCAAATTTACCCACTTCAGAAAAACAACTTTAAATATGTGATTGAACTTGTGAAAATTTGTGTTTGAAATTTGTCGAAACTCGAATATTTTTGTCTAAAGCGTGATTTTAAAGTTCAAACATTAGACagttttatttgaaaaattttATGATGGGTGAGGTATACCATGTCATAGTTGTGTGAGGGATTTTTTTAAGGGAAAAGGTATAAATTTTCCTTGAAGTTGTATCGAAAAGACAGTTGCACACTTAAATTATTATGACGATCTATTACATACCTAAACTATctaaaagtgaatttattacCCCCTGAACGCATAACACCACTCTCATAGTATGTGGTGTATTACACTTGCTGTCACGTGGCGCCATGtcagaaattatatttttttatttatttttctttttctttattaattaacttttcttttattaactatattttatactaattaactcctaattaattattaaatatccatccgattttttatattatttttcttttctctattaattaactttttttattaactatattttataataattagctcctaattaattattaactacccatccaattttttgtattttttttctttattaattaacttttcttttattaactatattttatactaattaactcttgattaattattaaccacccatccgaCCCTCCCCCAACCCCAATCGTCTTCTCCACCAAAATGGGGAGAAGAATTATTATTCTTCttaatgagttttgaaagaaaaaaaataagattcaaaatggggAGTAAATAGAGGTGAGTGTAAAGAAGACGAGGctaggtgggtgtgaagaagaaaggacgTGGGAGTGgagtgattttgtttttttaattttttactttaatgggttttgaaagaaaaaaatcaagattcaaaatgagaGTAAATGTAGGTGGGTATGAAGAAGAGAAGGGTAGgtggtgtgaagaagaaaatggtaggtttttttttttttttttttttttatgggaacagaccctacacgaggctcccacctctcgtgcacagtcaggggttaagcaacacccccaagccttaacataaataatcaaaataaaaatacaaggagggggacataaaccttacctccgatcttatggtggttcataagtcggctaacctattaaggtcggctaactcatccccgatacaaaaagagactaactataactagaaagcagtaaacctgtgagaggactcctcccggtacaattcaactatgaaagcataaatgagggagactctccccttccatgagaaaaaagaaaagtaacctacactagtcctattccaactatgctacgtaccagacatagctacattgaagaagaacaagtatacgaaacttctatctcgcatgggatgggaaattcttttcatctttgctctttttagtcttgtcgtaccaagaaaatccaggtgaaatatgcctttgtatcagtatcatgattaccagctaaggaggctgaaaggatAGGAAATATATGGAactatagtagccaacagccttTGATTTGTTGTGGAAGAAAGTGTAGCTGTGCACCTGCACAGACAGACAAAACCAGAAACATGCACAAGCAACCAAGTCTGGAGGTTGCTGTACGTGGGTGTGTTGGTTTTGGcctctgttgttgctgatgctgttgaacttcatctttcaattctgcactttcagcttcagctctgtggttgagttgttgtttggtgtgtggctgagtagttgtttggtgttgtgtttcCACAGTATGTATATGGAGTTGATGGAGGTGTATCATTCtacagctactcatgatattgttgttggttcttggatgttgtctctgagggtgttggagttccttctgggttccactgttgcctgtatctccaacaaccattaacttgtatttgttccttgtctgcttcAAGTTGGTGTAGCTGTTGcagctgttgatggaatgcatctgaTATGTATGGAGAGGTGATCCATGCTTTAGTATCCAGTTGTTTACAATTATGAGGATctgcacctgcacagacaaacaacaacaaaaacaacaaacccaaggctgccaatctgcaggttcTGATGGCTGCAGTCtccctaggctgcttgttggtctttgttatGAGGTGGTTagacttcttggagtacctgtacagaaaaacaaaacaaacaaacttgtatatgtttcttgtctgctgcaggtggatggagttgttgctggggtgaCTGCTCTTGGGGCTCAATGCAGCTTCAAGGAGGAAGCTGCagctggggtacctgcataAATCAAAACGACTGCACCTCACAACCAAGGGGATCTGCAGGCTGCTGTacccatgttccttgtgtgctgccaGTTGGTAGAGTGTTTGCTGTGGTGTGTTGATGTTAGAGAGTGTGGATGTCCCTAAGAAAAAACAATCAGCCAAAGACAAACagccaaacaaacacaaaaaccagaaggaagttgcatttctgCATAGTCCTTGTGGAGGCCTCTTAGTAATTGTtttggtatttgttttggtggttgtagcTGTGATGTGttctatgtaggtgttgggaagacatgttgatgagtccatcctgacatctgcatttacacaacaaacaagaaccagcaagaaaggagCTGAGGTTAATAGAAAAGATCTCAAACAAGTGTGCATCTTCTTGTTGCTTCCTTTGTGATTAGGTTGCTTGTTGGTGTCAGTTACACAAGAATGGATGtcctttgttgtgatcaggttcaaattcttggagtacctgcacagacaatcaaaaccaacaaaccacacaacccaAGAAATCTGCATGCTGCTGTAACCAATAGTAGTACTATTAggttgtatttgttccttgtctgctgcaggttggtggagttgttgctggggtgtgttgataatagagagtgtggttGACCAGCTGAGTGTGttgctccatagaagccccaggacATTGCATCcctcatagcagttccaaagagggcctgCATAAGTGGACAAAGGCCATGTCCAAAAAGATGGAGAAGAACAAGGCCAAATACTGGATTGGATGTTATGGGATTGTGTCTGTGAATTCCTGGTGATCAACTCCAATTTCTGATGGAATAGCTCCCCAGTTTTTGATGTCCCTAAGCAAAAACTAACAGCCAAATAcaaacaaccaaacaaccacaaaatccagaaGGAAGTTGCTGCTCTGTACAGTCCTTGTGTAGGACTCTTAGtgatggctgcaggttccctaggctgcttgttggtctttgttttgaggtggttagacTTCTTGGAATAGCTCTCCAATTTCTGATGGAATAGCTCTCCAGTTGTTGATGTACCTGCAGCTACACAACAACCAGGAGCCAGCAGGACAGGGGTTGCACAATGGGCTGCTGCAAGTGTTGAGCTTTTAGAGAGTTCATGGATGGAGTGGAGAAACTGCTGaaggtttgtgtgcagctccaaTTTTGTGTTGGAGCATGCTTCACAGAACAGAGGATCCTCTCTTGTGATCTGGTTCAAGTTGCTTGTGTGTGGCTCCCCATTAGTTATtgcacctaaacaaaaacaaacaaaggaATACATACAACCAAACAAGTACCAAAAATAATAGGGGGCTCCATTTCTGCACACTCCTTTTGTTTCAGTCATGGAGAGTCCTGTAGCAGTGTTGTCCTCCATGTATTTGTTGTTAGAGCATGCtggtgtatatctccaacaacctgcaattacacagcaaataaccaaagacaagcaaggacctgtacaggttaatagaagagaaaggatctcaaagagagttttggagcctgttagcattttccatgtcgctcgactaacgtctcctcttatccgtttgagctggaactttctgaagtttgcatatatattctctcctttatccatgcaaagtttgaaggcttgtttcccaagatGGAGCTTCaatttagcaaaattcttcctttttaactttaagacagctgattgtttcaagctcgctcgcctaacgtttCTAATTGTCCGTTtcggctgaaatttcttgggccttgtcaaaaaaACATAAGCTACAATCCTGCAAATTTTGGGAGCCTTTGGACAGGCCCACATGATACccctcaccctgcacctgctgccctgctgaggcttagaggcTGCAGGGGGTTTGGAGGATGTATTTGTgctcttctctatgtatttgttgttgaagagtgCTGCTATATCACTCCAAACACCTGCAG
This region of Solanum dulcamara chromosome 9, daSolDulc1.2, whole genome shotgun sequence genomic DNA includes:
- the LOC129903654 gene encoding uncharacterized protein LOC129903654 gives rise to the protein MEPPIIFGAITNGEPHTSNLNQITREDPLFCEACSNTKLELHTNLQQFLHSIHELSKSSTLAAAHCATPVLLAPGCCVAAEHITATTTKTNTKTITKRPPQGLCRNATSFWFLCLFGCLSLADCFFLGTSTLSNINTPQQTLYQLAAHKEHGYSSLQIPLVVRCSRFDLCRYPSCSFLLEAALSPKSSHPSNNSIHLQQTRNIYKFVCFVFLYRYSKKSNHLITKTNKQPRETAAIRTCRLAALDAFHQQLQQLHQLEADKEQIQVNGCWRYRQQWNPEGTPTPSETTSKNQQQYHE